The Chryseobacterium sp. G0186 genome includes the window TATTGGACACAGTATGGGAGGAGGTTTTGCTTTAGCCATTGCTGCAGATTATCCACAACTTGTAGGGAAAATTGTGATCGTAGATACTTTACCTTGCCTGGCTGCTCTTTCGGATCCTAATTTTATTTCCAAGGAAAATATGGACTGCTCAGCAATGATCAATACATTCACGGCAATGTCAGATGAACAGTTTAAGCAGATGCAAGACCAATCTATTCCACGTCTTCTGGCTGATACTTCCATGCAAAGCACTGTTATTGACTGGAGCATGAAATCTGACAGAAAAACATTTGCCAAAATGTACTGCGACTTTTCCAACACAGATCTTAGAGAGAAAATAAAAAACATACAATGTCCCTCTCTTATTCTCCTGGAATCTTATTTTGCATTCATGAAGCCATCCATTGAAGCTCAGTACAAAAATCTTAAAAATGCCAATCTTCAATATTCTACAAAAGGGCTACACTTCATCATGTATGACGACAAGGAGTGGTATTTTAACCAGTTAAATAACTTTTTATCCGTGAAATAATGGTATTTGAGGATATATATGAACTTTACTGGCAGAAAATATTCCGACTGTGCATGGGATATGTAAATGATACTGAACTGGCTCAGGATCTTGCTCAGGAAACATTTATCATAGTATGGCAGCAGCTTCCTAAGTTCAGGAATGAATCCAGTATTGGAACATGGATTTTCCGAATTGCCTCCAACAACTGCCTCCGACAGATTGAAAAGGAAAAAAGATTTGCAAGGACAGATCTTCCCATCAATCTTGAAGAGAAAAAACAGGAATCTATGGAGCCTCAGATACAACTGCTTTATCGGTTTATTTCTGAGCTTCCTGAAACAGACAGAATCATCATTTCTCTTGAACTGGAAGAGATAAAACAGGCAGAAATAGCCCATATCGTAGGGCTTTCAGAAACCAATATACGGGTGAAAATTCATAGGATAAAGGAAAAATTAACACAAAAGTTTAAAGAAAATGGATACTAATATAGATTTTAAAAATATATGGAAGCAACAGACTTCCAATAAGCCCAATATGGAAGAGCTTCTGGGTAAGCTGAAAAAATTCAGGAATGACAGCCTTCGTAAACTTATCCTCACAAATCTTTTATTAATTGCGACATGTCTGGGCATCGCATTCATCTGGTATCAGTACCAGCCTCAACTGGTTACTACCAAAATTGGAATTGTACTGGTAATTCTTGCCATGGTTATTTTCTTGTTTGCCTATAACAAGCTGTTTATGGTTTTTTATAAAATTGACAGCACACAATCCAACCATGAATACCTGCAAAATCTATATCTGGTAAAAAATAAGCAGAAATTTATGCAGACTACCATGCTCAATCTGTATTTCATCATGCTGTTTCTGGGAATATGCCTTTATATGTATGAATATGCCTCACGAATGACACTTGTTCCCGGAATACTGGCTTATGCATTGACTTTTAGCTGGATCGGATTTAACTGGTTTTATCTGAGACCGAAAACAATAAAAAAACAACAGTTAAAACTTGATGGATTAATTAATAAATTTGAAGAAATAAATAATCAGTTAAAAGAATGACAAGCTCTTCCGAAAATAAAAACCATTGGGAAAATGTATATGAAACCAAAAATCCGGACCAGGTAAGCTGGACGCAGGAAAAGCCCGGAACATCCCTTGAATTTATCCAGTCTCTTGGATTGGGGAAAGAGGCAAAGATCATTGATATTGGCGGTGGAGACAGTAATCTTGTTGACTTTCTTCTTGATGAGGGTTATGAAAACATTACGGTATTGGATATTTCTGCCAAGGCATTGGAGAAAGCAAAGGA containing:
- a CDS encoding RNA polymerase sigma factor yields the protein MVFEDIYELYWQKIFRLCMGYVNDTELAQDLAQETFIIVWQQLPKFRNESSIGTWIFRIASNNCLRQIEKEKRFARTDLPINLEEKKQESMEPQIQLLYRFISELPETDRIIISLELEEIKQAEIAHIVGLSETNIRVKIHRIKEKLTQKFKENGY
- a CDS encoding alpha/beta fold hydrolase, translating into MKKFTFLLIIMLFFAAVCNVFGQAKTYPFEVKKTGKGKQSLIFIPGFASSGDVWNETIAKFEKDFSCYTLTMAGFAGTKPGTDPNFKDWEKGIADYIQDNNIEKPIIIGHSMGGGFALAIAADYPQLVGKIVIVDTLPCLAALSDPNFISKENMDCSAMINTFTAMSDEQFKQMQDQSIPRLLADTSMQSTVIDWSMKSDRKTFAKMYCDFSNTDLREKIKNIQCPSLILLESYFAFMKPSIEAQYKNLKNANLQYSTKGLHFIMYDDKEWYFNQLNNFLSVK